Sequence from the Acidobacteriota bacterium genome:
GTGCGCGCGCCGCCGAATATCGCGTGGACGTGAACCGCGTCGGCGTCATCGGCTTTTCCGCCGGAGCGCAACTGGCGGCGGATGCGACTTTCAATCCGCTGGCGGGCGAGGCTGCGGCGAGCGACCCTCTTGACCGCGTCGCCAGCCGCCCTGACTTTCTGATTCTGTCTTACGGTTCGATGCAAATGCCTGCGGCGGCTCAGTCGGCAGCGAATACCAAGCTGCCGCCCACGTTTATGTATTGCACCGCCGAAGACACCGGGCAGATGCGCGGGATGGTTGATCTATACGCCAGCCTGCACAAAGCCAACGTGCCGGTCGAAGCGCATTTCTTTGCCACAGGCGTGCACGGCGTCGGCTTCGCGCAAGGCGATCCGGTCTTGGGCGAATGGCCGCACCTGATGCACCGCTGGTTGACGGTGGGCGGCTGGCTGACCGGCAAGACGCGGCTGGCGCTGAAAGGCGTGGTCAAACTGGACGGCGCGCCGCTCGTGCGCGGCGTCGTGCTGTTGACGCCGGTGGATCAACCCAACGCGCCCACGGTGGTGGCTTACATCACGAACGCGCACACCAACGCGCTTGGCTCCTTCGACATCAGCCCAGAGCAAGGGCCGGTCGCGGGCAAATACCGCGTCGAAGTGCGGCAAGACGCCACGCGCTGGCTCAGCAACTCGCGCGATCCGCTGATGCTCAAGATGACGGCGAAACAACGCGACCGCACGCTGACCGACGCCGACCGCAGAGAGTGGGGCGATTACGTCCGCCAGCGCGACCTTTCGCCCAGCATCGAAAACCAGCGCGTCTTCGACCGCCAACGCCTGCAAGACAAGGCTGATTACATCGTCGAGATCAAACCGGGCATGCCGGAACTCACGCTCGCGGTGTTTAGCCGCTGATTTACTGTTCGACAAGCTGCCAGCTTGTCGAGGGGCGTGGCAGTTAATCCTATTGGCTCGCACGCTGAGACTTCGACAAGCTGGCAGCTTGTCGCACACTTGCCGGACAAGAATAAAACCTGCCGCTGACTTTTGGTTTGGGGTGTGCTTCAATCCCGCCACCGACCTTCCCAACAGCAGAGGCAAATTGAATGGCAGCATCCGCAGACGTTTATCAAAGCGCGCGGCTGGCGCGGGGTTATGCGTATGACCGCCCGCCCGTGCATCCCGCGATCATTGCGCGATTACGCGAGCATTTGCAGTTGCGCGAACGGCTGCCGCGCGCGCTCGACATCGGCTGTGGCGCGGGCCTTTCGACCGCCGCGCTCGAAGCGGTGGCTACGTGTGTCGCCGGCATTGAACCGGTCGCGCCAATGTTGCAGTTTCGCGCCGCCGTCACGACCACCGCGCACTTTGCCGTCGCGCGCGCCGAGCAGTTGCCGTTCGCCGCGCAGAGCTTTGATTTGCTGACGGCGGCGGGCTCCTTGAATTACGCCGACCTCGCGTTGTTTTTGCCCGAAGCGGCGC
This genomic interval carries:
- a CDS encoding alpha/beta hydrolase produces the protein MNSTVRNITTTAIALLVIWLGDLATVRAADKPNFRTIELWPNGAPGATGTSDEDKPAITPFIPDAAKATGAAILVIPGGGFTLRATDHEGVQVAQWLKERGIAAFLLRYRIRPLYSREHWLRDAQRGMQFIRARAAEYRVDVNRVGVIGFSAGAQLAADATFNPLAGEAAASDPLDRVASRPDFLILSYGSMQMPAAAQSAANTKLPPTFMYCTAEDTGQMRGMVDLYASLHKANVPVEAHFFATGVHGVGFAQGDPVLGEWPHLMHRWLTVGGWLTGKTRLALKGVVKLDGAPLVRGVVLLTPVDQPNAPTVVAYITNAHTNALGSFDISPEQGPVAGKYRVEVRQDATRWLSNSRDPLMLKMTAKQRDRTLTDADRREWGDYVRQRDLSPSIENQRVFDRQRLQDKADYIVEIKPGMPELTLAVFSR